TCTCCGGCGGCCAGGCCAATGGTCAAGCCCTGACTACGCCTTTGCATTCCATGGTGGCTGCATCGGGTCTGGCCAATATCACGCCGTTGACCGATTTGATGGTTGGCATCGTGAGCGGCCAAAAGCCCGATGCCTGGTTCGACTCGGCCACCAATGGGAGCTTGAGCGGTGCGATCCATGCCGGCGCCTTGGCAACGGCCCAGGACAAGCTCAAGGCGGCTCTGTCCAGCCTGCCGGGCAAGCCGTCGTTGCCGGCTGGCTTCGATCCGCTGACCAGCCAGTTCCAGGCGCAAAAGGGCGATGCGGGTGATGATTTGCTGGAGAGCTATGGCGCGGCCCTGATTTCTGCTGGTCTGACGCAGTCGGAAGCGGCTGGCAGCGTGGCGGCAGGCGAGACTCTGACCCAGGCAGCCTTTGCCGGTACGGCTTTCACGACGCCCAACATGACCCTGTTCCGTGCAGGTGCCGCGAAGACCAAGGCCGGCGATTTTGTTCTGTCGATACCCGATCCCCACCGTGGTCTGCTGACATCGAAGGCGTCCTTGGGCACAGACGGCAATGTGAACCAGGTGGGTCTGCCCTTTGTGGCGGTGACCAGCCTGCTGGGCAATCGCATCGCACAGTACTGCACGCAAGGCGCTGGCTCCTTTGGCTCCAATCAGCACGGCCAGTACGCCTATCTCTCGGAGGACTGGACTCCTGTCACCGATACCACCGAGCTACACGGCAAGGTGTTCAACGAGTACGAGGACTGCAGCCCCACCGGCACGCTGGAATTCCGGGCCGATGACTCCGTGGTGTTCACCGAAAACGGTGGCGTTCCCGACGCCCCCAACTTCGGCTTCTCCAAGGCCTTGTCCGGCGAGGGTATGGAGGACCTTGCAGAAAACTCCATCACGCATGCCAAGGTCTACAAGATCACCTTGGACGGCAAGACAACCTATGCCTATGTCGGTGTCTCGACCCAGAAGGGCCTGACCACACCGGTCATCGACGGCAAGGCCAACTACGTGACCATGGGCATTTCGCAATAAGCGTTGCCCGATCAACCGGCCTCTGCCGCCCTGCGGCCTCATCAAGCGATGCGTTCCATTGGAGCGCATCGCTTCTTGCTTTGTAGTTCCGAACCTCATGGGCGCAGCCATTGGCCTAGCGGCCCAGCCATCCTGGCTCACAGCTCACAGAGCCCAGCGGGCTTGGTACTGCCATGCCTGGCCCTGCCCCACTTCACATTGACCGGAGACCTCTCTCGATGAAAAAGCAACTCTTTCTTTGCACCGCCCTGACCCTGGCTGGCTGCAGCTCTGCCCCCAGTGACAGCGATGTCAAAAAATTCCTGGAGCCCCAGTTCGCCGCCTGTGACAACGTCAAGGTGACGCACGTCAAGAAGACCAACGGCTATGAAGAGGATGGCCACTACCGTGTCGAGTTCACCTACGACATCGAACTCAAGGACCTCGATACCTTGAAGCGCATGCGCCAGACCTACATGGAGGAGCGCGACCGCATGAAAGCCTGGGAGGATGCCGGCAAGGCCGATCAACAACAAATCGCGATGCTCAAGGCTGAGATCCTGGCGTTACGCAAGGAACACAACAGCAGCGCACCCCGTCGAGAAGACTTCAACTTCAACAATCCACCGGGGATGGGATTCCTGGAAGAAGACGCTTATCGGAAAGCGCTGGTCCACTGGGAAAACGAGCATCCGCTGCCGGGCAGCCTGCGCCAGAAGATGCAGGCGCTCGATGCGATGGAGCAGGAAGCACGGCAAAAGCAAGAACACAACCAGCCCAAGAACACTATCTACAACCAGGTGACGGAAAGCGTCTGGTCCATGTACGTTGCAGGATGCCCGAATGGAGGCTCCGCGAAGCTGTTTTATCCTGCGCTGCTTCGAATCCGTAACGAAGCGGCCAAGGCGCAGGACGTCCTGTACTGGCTGCAAGATCAGCAGCTTCAGATGAAGGGCAAGATCACCATGCGCAAGACCGAGAACGGTTGGCGAGCACTGAGCGAAGGATGATTTACGACAAGCAATGCCCAATGGAGCCCGGCGCCTTGTGCGCGGGGCTCCATGTCACATGACTTTGTTTTTTGTCCCAGAAACGACTTGATTGCTTTGTAGACAAATGGCTCGATGCAGGTTTGCTCGAAAGGCCTGGCTCGGAGACTGAACTGCGTCGAATCGCGCTGGTTTCCG
This DNA window, taken from Comamonas testosteroni TK102, encodes the following:
- a CDS encoding oxidoreductase, which encodes MKKQLFLCTALTLAGCSSAPSDSDVKKFLEPQFAACDNVKVTHVKKTNGYEEDGHYRVEFTYDIELKDLDTLKRMRQTYMEERDRMKAWEDAGKADQQQIAMLKAEILALRKEHNSSAPRREDFNFNNPPGMGFLEEDAYRKALVHWENEHPLPGSLRQKMQALDAMEQEARQKQEHNQPKNTIYNQVTESVWSMYVAGCPNGGSAKLFYPALLRIRNEAAKAQDVLYWLQDQQLQMKGKITMRKTENGWRALSEG